The segment CTGAGGGGGCTGGAATCTCTCCATCCCTGGGGGTTGTGACACAAGGAATGGAGGGGGAAAGAAGGGGTACTCCACAGCCTGGGTCGTGGGAGGGTAGAAGCCATTGTGAGACTGTACTCCATTGGATGTGTACATCCCTTCCTGTGACTGTGTGGAGGATGGATAATGTCCATTAGCCAGGGACTGGCTGGCAGGGGGGTACATTCCATGCTGAGGGAGGGCGTTGTTGATTGTTGTAAGATGAACGGGGTGTGGGGTAGAATCAGAGTGTCCATTGTACATCACAGACTCCCGGGCTTCCATAGTTATCACAGCAATGAGAAGTCAACACAGATACACAGAATAATCTCCACAGAATGACACCTCTACAGAGCACACATACTGGTCAGCAAACTGTTGATGTAACACAGTGGACAGGTATTACAGTTGTACTAAACTTTTCCCAGGTCTGAGTCAGATTAAGGAATTTAGAAGACAGTGTTTGACCTGTGTGTCCCCAGGATATGTATATACACCACGCCTCACATAATACTCTCACACTCAAAGAGTCCTACTCCCTTTCATCATAAGTAGTAGATACTATCTCAATTAAACAGCAGACCAATCAACTGATGACACAGTACTGATGGGAGCCTCTGATAGCCACAACTAATTACAGGTAATTGGCCGAGGTCAAAGGAGACCCAAACAGGTGTGATAATGAGCTGTCAGGACAGGACCattgtaattaaattatttaatgaactgtaaatcttaaagaaaaacattcCAAGGTACTGTTaatttatttcacattaaaagTTTGCTAAAGCTGATGCCAAAATCACAGcacatattttttatctttatattcaTATCAAATTAACACTTTGACAATAATTTCATCAAATCTGATAAGTAAACACAAATTGaagtaacaacaaaaaaaaagaagtaaaatacATGCTTGCTTCATTGTTCTTAAAATAAGTGTCTTATACTCTTAAACAGGTGGATTCCAGTAGCGATATTGATTGGATTACTGGTAATCTAGTAGACTTCACAtttaacttgtacatgtaaaaactgGGTACCTCATGTACTGCTGTATATATACCGTATCATACAACATCTTCACTTTATCTGAATGTGTGTGCCAGGTTTTTTCCtaacttttacaaaataaattgatatgtCTATTGTTTGTCATTTGATAGGTTACCTGTTTGTCTAAacccattttttattgtaaaaccttagtcataaatatatactataatctgtatgttattttattaaCCAAAGAAAAATGCTGTCATATAGGCTTCTACACCTGTTGCAACTTACCAAATCATGTGTTTTATTTAtgcatttgtaaatattaaataaaaagttacaaatttttttacaaatttttaatatacatcaACATGATACATTCTAAGTACCATAAACGCATATTACATTGCCTATAATTGACTGATAAGTACTATAACATATCAAAACATTGCACGAAAATTGCCTTTTTTCACTTATATTTAGTAATAAATGAAAGTATACTTGTGCAGTCTGTACACTGGTACAGTTTGTACACTGTACATCACAATGACTCTGTGCAGAACAGCTTCCTCTTACAGTAATCTGACTGAGTATCACCAACAATGTATTATTGTCATGTTTTATTATATCCATTTAatataattctctctctctctctctttgtttgCATATTACTAGTGAAAAGcctttgaaataattaaagggacttagacacgatttgagctgaaaattttcaaattttacttttcCAATTTTAGTATCTAGAATTGTCAATATgggtattttaaatgatttgccaaaatttgaaagtcaaatattgagtaaCAAGCAAGATAAAGAGTTCGAAATtctttattatgtaaacaaagctcgagtcttgttattgtttacatatatgtaatattGGTATGTGTTTCAATCTAATGTTgctcttttgttgataatattattcaTGCACATTGAATAAGTTAATCTTCTTTGGCAGGAGCCATTatatcaaagaaatggtaatttctgTACTttgcattatttgtaaacaaatataagactcgagctttgtttacataacaatgaattaTTATGTCTGaatctctcttataacttgacttctaacattaaattttttgtcaatcattcaaaatgcacaagtacacaattttaaacattaaaaatgaaaaatgaaattttgatctaaaatcatGTCTAGgtctctttaaaatgatataatgatataataattaatacacATAACTATTTGTAAAAGGAATTCTGCACCAAGATTATGCCTACAAGTGTTCCATATAAATAAGTTAATATACAAGTACCAGGTAATGAGGTACAGAATTTACCAATCCTTTTAACAGTACACTAACATTTACTGATAAATAACATGCACaattcaccatttttttttaaatattagtaaATATACATTCAATAACAGTTGACATGATAATTCAACGCATTACAGGAAGCATCATGTGTTAACAACACTTCAAAACTGTCAACAATAAGTCAAAAATTCAGGATGGTGGCTTTTGTATAATTTCACTGAATCAGAAGCAGCAATACTTGAATATATTGTATCCTATCACATTCACACAACCTTTCACCAccttttttcttcattgttaAGTAAATGTACAGTATTGTATCACAGATTTTTATGATAACACATGCATGTAGCAGTATTCCACAAGCAATTTTCTCATTCACTTCTGCAGTAGATAGTGGTCCACTTTTCTGATCAAAAATGTGTCGTAAATTAATCGTCCCCATCACagtttttcaaacacatttGAAGGATGACCACAAAGTCAATAGATCTGGAAAATTAGTTTTTTCTGGTGTTGAAATGACTATTAAAAGTGTATTTTTGAAATGGTGGCTGTTTTTGGATTTCAATGACAAGGTATGACATCAGAGGTTTGGAATAGCAGCagtttttttaaagctttttgtATGACTAGTAGGACTATGGTAATTCATCTTTTTCTTCATTTCCTCGAActgatacattatttttttgatgACTAGATAGTATTACAGTAGTTTGGGAATGGTGTTCATCTTCCTCTTCATCTCCTCCGACTGATCCTCGTCCTCGTCAAGTTCCTTGAAGCCCTCACTGACCTGGGTTCTTCCCATCAACTCCAGCATGGCTTTTGATTCAGGGTCTCGCTGAAGAATGCTTTTCTTTACCTGAATTTGTAGCAGATAAATTGCAACATTTTAGAAAATGTACTGGTAATTCATTCAAAACAACTTCACTATGCTACATACTTAATAGCTCATAATGCACACATTTTGGGAAAGGCATAAACAATTAAAAGTTCTGTATAGTGTTTAAAATAGTAACTTCCTGTTTATTCCAAAATTTGGAAAACATAAGTCTAactgaatatctaaaaaataaacagtcattaATATTCCAAAACTTGCTAGACAGAAGTCAATAAATTTACGGTAAAAGGATTCAAGAAATCAAGAAACTAACCGGTAAAACCGTACTTAAATGTATATGTGTGACCTCGGTAAATATATATTCTACACTTACATGATTATGACCTTGATCATAGAAgaacaaatcttttttttttttttcgtttgatTTGACCTACTCACATTTTTCTCCTTTTCTTCATCACTATCCTCCTCCTCTTTCTTCTCCGGCCCGAGGCCCCACACCTCAATAATGTCCACCTCAAACTCGGGATCTGCGGAGAGCTGGGGACTGCCGTACGTCGTACACTTAGGCTTGGCTTTACTGTGTCCGTGGTTAAAGCTGCTGTCTATCCACAGCCCAAAATAGTCCATCTGTCCTCCCATACCCTGAGTAAGTGAATAAAGTACCATGTATGGCCTGATTCAACTTGTCTGTCATCCCAAGTACACAATATATAGTCATTTGAGAAATCGTGTAAAAATACAGATAATATAATgttgaaatttcattaaataaaaattgggACACCCattcatgttttatattttgtgtggTCACTGGTCACAAGTACATATTTCATACCAGACCATTCAGAAGAGTTGCCTGCCCTTGATTAAGGTACATGAAGTTCTCATTATACATGGTAGGTGTGTAAATTCCATAGTGAGGATTCAGTGTAAACAGGAAACAGGAGGAAGAGCCTGAGAATTGATAACAATGTTATAATTTATTAGATGATATCGAAAACTTTACAATGTTATAAACTATTAGATGATATCATCAAATTAAACTTTATGTATTAGAAATGCAGTTTCACAGTGTTCTACAACCAGAATATAATCATCAATGTCTTTGGTTTcgtgaaaaaaattgtgaatacTATTTCTTTAAATGTTAGAATTTCTGCTGAGTTAACCACTTCAAGTCAGCTgttccaaattttttcacaGGTCTCGATTTTTCCTATATCTATAATTACAATTCAACTTGGAAATAAAGCTTGAACCTTGTCAAATTCCTGAATACCATAAAAgaacttttttacttttaatattcTGATAAAATAAGACAtcatattaaagaaattaacaataatttaaaataggTGGCTAAAGGAGAGACAAACTTAGAAACTAAATGTCTGTCAACACAAACCTTTGTAAATGCATATCAAAGATTGCATCcatacaaatgtacaaatactgtaatgtttatatatattaccATAGAATTTGGGCCTGCATTCCCAGTTGTCTGCAGCCATGCCTCCAAAGAGGTGCCCCTTCTTGTCCCTGACCACCAGGAGGGTGGGGCCTTTATTTGTGATGTGAGCCACCAGCTGGGAGAAGCTGTCTCCATACACTGAATTACTAAACAGGAATCGCCACTCTGTTTGGTACATGCTGGGCAGATTATAGTTCAGATACAAGACAGAGTTGTAGTCGAGGACACTCAAAACTGCCTCATCACGGTGCCCCTCAAACAACGGGATAGGAACCATGGCAGGGATGTTTTCCATAATCTCATTCATCTGAAATGATAACAAAACATCTTGAGTCTTTCTCAGATAGACAGAGCTGTAGTTGAAATATCCAAGAAGAACTGGATAAATGTCTTACAGAGTGAAACTGGAATAGACTTGAGAACACAGTATCAAAGAGGTTCATCAGGTGAGGAGTTTTAGACATCCATGTCTCTATGTCACTGACAATAACCCTCTCATTCTCTCCACTGGCTGTAAAAAACAAAGCTACATAATAGACCACAAATCTTTTCAATACAGGTACCATCAAGACAACATAAAAATCCTTTTGCATCTGTTTTGACTGCTTCAGACcaatttactttgaaattcattgttggCTAAACTGTCTACTAGTATTTAATGATACAtccaataatgataaaaatagcAGAACCTCTAGTAATGCTTATTTCTTTGTAGCAGTGAGTtctgaatatcaaaacaatctTCTACACACTGTACAAAGATGTATTTAAAAGGACTGAATTTGCCTCTTCTCTCTATCATGATTTACTTCTACCAGTTTCTTAAAAATCATTACTGGTACATAAAAAGCAGACATCTATTGGACTGtatgttaattttattgtcaCTACATAGGGTTTTGTGAGAGAGTTGATGACTTACCTGTGAGTCCCTTTGTAAGGTAGGACACAAAGCGCTGATTTCCCTCGGCCCCACTACTCATGGTATGGATTCCCCTCCAGTGGGGGAGACGAGTCACGTAATGCTTGTACACCTCCAACAGTCCTGTCGTCACCTACATTTATAGTGGAAAATAATCAACATTCACAGGTTATacgaaaataatataaacattcataggCAAAAACCAAAAAGCACATTGtatctcaaaataaaaacatatttaatttgataaaaggTTTTGCTGATGAACAAACACTTTCCTCTCCCCTTCTGGCCCAAGGTGGTGTGaggttaattttactttatcgATAAATATTGTACAATGTAAGCTTTTCTAACATATTTATGAGTAGAATACCATCAGATTTCCACTTACTTTTCtagtacatttattttcagaatGTTAAGGTACCTCAGAGACATCCTTCATAGTAATATCTGTGGAATTTTTCATTCCACAGAAGATGGTTGCCTTTTCCTCAAAAGTTCCTTTCAATGCATGGGCAGCAAACACATGGAATTGTTCAGGAGTTACTCCATGCTTGTGCTTTTGGTTGCTCTGGTGTGTCGGGATGTGGTTTATGTACTGGAACAGATTCTTGCTCAAATCTGTGCTCAGGGGAGCGAGTCCATCCTATCTCAACAAATTACAGTAATAATTGTTATCATACAACTCATTGTACGATCAATCTGATATATCCTTTCTTGTCATTTTCAGTTGGTCAGTTGTTTAGATACaataacataatacatgtataatcattcATATCCTTAAGAGcattgatattgaatttaaaacatgatacaGTACAACTAATTTAGTACAAATATGGATATAACAGGATCCCAAATATAGCGAAGTGTTCTGGAGTTCCCAAGAAAATTCTTATCAAATCTTAGCTGAATCTTACGGATTTAATGAAcctaaatataacaaattaattaaagttACATTGGTTCCAAGAACTTATGTCAATAGGTTATTGTTCCTCTtgccaaatttattttttcttgtccCATTCAGATTATCATGATCTTGTCATACAAAATCAAACATTCATATGATTGGTTTAACATTATGAATCAGGGACCTCAGAACTATGGATCAGCTGATCTCAAAGATTCTGATCGTGAAACAGCCTTATCGAGACACCAAATTAACCTTACCTGAAATGACTGTGGAGATTTAAATAACTTGTCAAATTTAGAATGAAGATGCTGAATCTCGGTCTGAGTAAACACCTGCGGCCCGGGGGACCCCTTGCTTTCTGATCCACCCATTTTCCCCCTTTGTAACAGCAGCAGCTTCACGTTGACAATGTTTACGTTTGGAGTATTTGGATTAACGATCCCGAtgtaattaaacaaataaaaggaGGATTATTGCAAATTCTACATGCAGCATCTATTTGATATAGACACGGTATAATCTTGCATACAATTATATCGTGTGATTACGAGAAAAAGATATCGTATTACGACACTATTTAAAGAAATGTATTGATATCGTTAAGGATCCCCGACACCccgtgtgacagcgcgtcacaACGTGGCGAtttaaggtaactccgtacctaAACaatcatgggttcaaagttaaaaacttaattttttttaacttattggacttgaatttcataaaaaaataaataaaatatatatgtatccatactttttaagatgtaaggtaataaaaaccaaaggctgaaattatcatctgaaaatcacacgttttttgtgtttcaaaattaaatattagtggatggatacttgtttgtctatttaaattttattgcttactatgccagaaaactaaaattaattttaaaaaaaagaaaaaattgtttacattagaaaaattatagcatttagatatatcacttaatgaaaagtagaaaagagttatttccctttgtcattattgaattatgtagAATATAAGGATGATAAACgtttattaaatatctccaagtaaacaatgatttgagtttttgatgtgcacctatgataacatagaaattacaaatctacttgcaagaattttaatgaattcatggtttatgtaaaatgtatgacgtcacaggaggtccgttatttgatacacatttaaatattgtcaccgcgtttctgcgggatagttcttttttaatagaattaatactatgcttatttttatcaattaaacgtaaatttgcatgtagaaatatgttttatgctttttagaaaatatcacatatttttttgttttactcgtaaatgaaaggTAGGccatacttagtagattgtcgtatttggcgcgtttttatcgagactataatctattcggaaaatttcggagttcttcattcttttcaaaacaatgcatcaggatcggtatgcgggacatactaaagacctaaaatacgaaagacctgaatgtcattaaattttatataaatgatacatttgaatttctatgtgccgtgtcaaataaaatgactataTAATGcgttaagttttcattcaatacaatgcaacaaaaaaaaaaaacaaacaaaaaaatggtttgaaatacataatctccaagagaaaaatgataagttgaactttttattagagtaatgtaaaaatcaatgtgttctccattacttcatactatggcaatgatcatacaatttccgttagaaatgcttacagtaacgaaatcgattctttatgataatagtaaaatgttaaacttcaaaacaagttgctgaaagtatattaaaatttaccatacaaattagtacaaccaactcttattttcttccttgtggtgtgtttttatgtaaacaaccaatgatttataaaacaattatattttttgcggcccatttgacgcttgcgtcaatatgatttcttgtctTTCTCTGTGACGCAATAAGTGTAGCTTTGGTCTGCTAACCCGCAGGTCCCGAGTTCTAGTACTGCAGGAtcggtaaaatttaaaaaagttgatATTTCCCCCcctaaattgaaatattttttcgtCATTTCAAATCGAACACGTACTAAAAAGTCGTATCTTTAAGTAATTGAGAAAAATCAGCTTGTATGCGGAGCTTTTCCCAGGTGTGTGGAGACCTTAAAAAGCGAAAGAAATTTTTAGTGGCTTCGCAGGCCTAACCCTAGGTAAAACAAGAGAttcaggggccacatcgctcacctgaaaattttaaaggatCCTCTTTTTTACACATGGATACAATTACCATgctctgattaaaaaaaaccccgagtTATTTGAAGTTAAAATTTGCCagtatatggtttttttttgtttttttttttaactctgacGTACATTTGTTGTGTTAAGGATGGACATCGTTACACTTGTTTGGTAGACACGTAGGATTAATCAAGCCCTCCTCCACTTGTCTGTGACTTGGAAGGAGGGTCATATCATTCACGTAATAGAGGAATGCTAAATAAAAGGAGTCCGATCATCAACAGGTTTTAAGGTGTGATGAACAAAACAAGGAAAACAAATGACACCCATAAAACTTAGAATTTATATTCGCACTGACATCAAGTCCTGAGACTGTCCTATTCcgttcaaaattaagaaaacggTGCTTTGTTTAGTCTTTTGCACATAAAAGAAAAGAGATCATTACGAAACATACAGTGCCAAGATGTATTTAGGACAGAACACTCTCTAGCTATATAactcaaaaaaaaagaaaccaaaaaaaaaacccctaaagCGGTATCAGAATAATTGACAGTGCCGTGAGAACTAACAAGCGATGAAGCAAGTATTCAGCACTGGTGGATGCCTGTCAACATCGGCTCATGAAACTTGGCTTGTACTGGTAGAGGCAGGATATCATGGATTTCCTGCATAGATTATATACATGTTCCTTATGGAAGCCCTCCCCAGAGACTCAAATTAGTGTATTaacatgacattttttttagatcaacCGAGATATGCTAACAGATGAAAATTAGCAATGTTTCTTTAAGTTTTCAATTTATGAATTTCATatcgatttttaaaagttacaaCTAGTCTATAACCCCAGTATGGAAAGCTTGATCGTAAAGACAATAACATACTACTACAAAAAGAACAATGGTTTGTAAAGCAGCTTTAAGTCACTAATCTTCACTGTAGACcaacttttaaaatgattgatcAAAATTGTGTGTAACCTCTGGccttaaatgaatttttttgcgTTACAATGTAAAATTggaatatttgaaattgttaattaaataaaaatattattgtacAACCCTTTTGGATATATTACAATCGAGATGCACCCTCCAAAAAACTTTGTAAAATAACTACTAGTAATTGATAATAGAATAcgtaaaatatcattaaaacaaaTCACACACCCACATTCCTTTTTTATTCACTTtaggaataaaaaagaaactgttgtaattcaaaaaataaataatactacAGCACAACAAATAATGTCACAAACGATCGAAGTCATACATCATAGTTATTTTAATTcagataaatatttaaaaatatgtaaaaatattttctaaatttattttacgATGTAATAGTATTCACTACAGTCCACATTTTACGAATTGGACAGAAAAGGAACTCAACCCAGGGTTTCCAAATGTACTGAACTGCTGATCAATGACTCCATGAACCTGTCAGCAAGTCTGAGTTTTAGCACCTTGTTTATTGGTTGCACTatctagtaactggctactagtaactggctactggaagtaagaaaagctagcttCTAGAAACTGACTGAGAGATAAAATAAAagctggctactagtaactagTTATTTGTGACTGGCAACTATTTTTTAACTATTACATCAATTCATTTCATAtagtataaatatatgtaatagtGTTGTTAGTATAATCATTTTTCAGGCCATCCACATTATATTACATTACAATCACTCAAATATATCACTTATTCTTGTCAGCTATAGTgcatttaattttacttttatatacatctaactcaagtagctgtacgtatagattgaagatatatactaattttattattatcaacatTACTTTAGTTCATCCACATGATATTACATTACAGTTACTTATTCTCGTcagctactagtgcatttttgtacaaatatctCTATGCTTTGTCaattatagttatatatatacttaaaattATACTAGAtcatccacatgatattaaaatacaattattcaAATATCTCTCCTAATTACGACAGCTACTAGTACATTTCCTTACGAATATCCCTATTTTTAGACAATTTTCCACAATTAACTTAAGTAGTTGcacaattaaattgaaaatatgttattgtttattattataaacattttttcatcCACATGATATTACATTATAATCACTCAGATATCTCACTTCATCccgtcagctacttgtgcatttctttacaaatatctctatttttaGACAATTCTGTCTACATAAAGATTGAAGATATCtactgttttttaaaaattatctttaacaTAACATTCTATCAGGTAATTCACATGATCTGACAATACAGTTGCTCAGACATCTCACTTAATCGCATCaaattgttttacttttcattacaaatatttgtatttttgataattCTGTAAATTCAGCTCAAGTAGCTGTACCTATAGACTTAAgatatttacttattttattgattgtttttttttattcaggtcttctacattataataaaatacaattgcTCAGATACCTCAATTATTCTCGTCAGCTACTAGTGCATTTCTttacatatatctctatatttagACAATTTTGTCGATTTAATTCAAGTAGATGGACATATTAATTGAAGATATCTAGTTttctatacatacatgtaacattctaTTAGGTCATCCGCATGATCTTACAATACAGTTATTCAAATATCTCTCCTAATTACGACAGCTACTAGTACATTTCCTTACAAACATCTCTATTTTTAGACAATTTCCCCCTTATACTTAAGTACTTGTACACATAAATTAAAGatatgttatattttcattattatcaaCATTCTTCGAGGCCATCCACATGATATTGAAATGCATTTGCTTAAACTTCTCACTTTATCTTGTCAGCTAACATCGCATTTCTTTAgaaaaatttctatttttacacaattttatatatttgactCAAATATCGTAAAGAAAACAAccaattttattgttatatacaTTCTTTCATGTCATctacattataataaaatacaattgcTCAGATATCTCATTTAATCTCCTCAGCTACTAGTGCATTTCTTTAGAAATGTTTCTAGTTTTAGACAATTTGGTAAAGTCAATCAAGTAGCTGTactttaagatttgaagatatctactaattttattattaagatTTTTGCAGGTCAGACACATGATATCACATTACAATAACTTAgagatatttcatttattctcgTCAGCGACTAGTGCATTTCTTTACAAATATATCTAATTTTCGACAAtctgtttaatttaatttaagtaGATGTACATATAGATCGAAGATATCCactaattttattattttgtacatttttacattcGAAATCTacgctaatataaacattttttcatgCCATCCACATATCAAAATGCATTTGCTCAAAACTCTCACTTAATCTTGTCATCTAATAgtgcatttcattacaaataCCTATAATTAAATGAACAAAATAGTCTAAAAATAGAGATGCACTAGTAGCTGACCAAATTACGAGAGTTATCCGAGAAATTCTACAAATAGATATCTTCAATCTTTGTGTACAGCTACTTGGGTTAAAACTGACTCTTGTAAAGTAATATCAAGTGAAT is part of the Magallana gigas chromosome 3, xbMagGiga1.1, whole genome shotgun sequence genome and harbors:
- the LOC105321099 gene encoding MTOR-associated protein MEAK7 isoform X2 → MKNSTDITMKDVSEVTTGLLEVYKHYVTRLPHWRGIHTMSSGAEGNQRFVSYLTKGLTASGENERVIVSDIETWMSKTPHLMNLFDTVFSSLFQFHSMNEIMENIPAMVPIPLFEGHRDEAVLSVLDYNSVLYLNYNLPSMYQTEWRFLFSNSVYGDSFSQLVAHITNKGPTLLVVRDKKGHLFGGMAADNWECRPKFYGSSSCFLFTLNPHYGIYTPTMYNENFMYLNQGQATLLNGLGMGGQMDYFGLWIDSSFNHGHSKAKPKCTTYGSPQLSADPEFEVDIIEVWGLGPEKKEEEDSDEEKEKNVKKSILQRDPESKAMLELMGRTQVSEGFKELDEDEDQSEEMKRKMNTIPKLL
- the LOC105321099 gene encoding MTOR-associated protein MEAK7 isoform X1, whose protein sequence is MGGSESKGSPGPQVFTQTEIQHLHSKFDKLFKSPQSFQDGLAPLSTDLSKNLFQYINHIPTHQSNQKHKHGVTPEQFHVFAAHALKGTFEEKATIFCGMKNSTDITMKDVSEVTTGLLEVYKHYVTRLPHWRGIHTMSSGAEGNQRFVSYLTKGLTASGENERVIVSDIETWMSKTPHLMNLFDTVFSSLFQFHSMNEIMENIPAMVPIPLFEGHRDEAVLSVLDYNSVLYLNYNLPSMYQTEWRFLFSNSVYGDSFSQLVAHITNKGPTLLVVRDKKGHLFGGMAADNWECRPKFYGSSSCFLFTLNPHYGIYTPTMYNENFMYLNQGQATLLNGLGMGGQMDYFGLWIDSSFNHGHSKAKPKCTTYGSPQLSADPEFEVDIIEVWGLGPEKKEEEDSDEEKEKNVKKSILQRDPESKAMLELMGRTQVSEGFKELDEDEDQSEEMKRKMNTIPKLL